The DNA segment CAGTTTCTTTAGCCATATTACAGTGGGAAGCAAGGGTAAAATATTAGTTTGGAAATGGATTTAGACAGCTCAAATGCAGCATACTAAAAAATTTGCAGATTCATGCTTAGAAGGCACTGAATCTCCCTGCTCAGTGTTTGTATCATTGGCATTGTTTTCGTACTCAGAAGTTAGAACCATGAACTCATTGAGATGTCGCTGCACTTTTCTGCTTGATGCCATTGATGGAAGGATGTCTTCTCTCAGGAGTTTGGGCTTCTTCATTCCCTTCATTCACAACAGCAAAAACATCAAAACAGGTGGTGGGTTGTAGTTCTAGAAAACTTGCTTCCTGTTGCATACATGTGCATGTCTGCACCTGCTCATGTGTGCCTATATGTGTCTGTGAGTACCTTGCCACGTGTGCACATGCATGAACATTTTTGACAGGAGACACATAAACAGAAATATCGGTGAATGACGTTTTACAAGCACAAAAGGATCCCATGCAGGGTTTTGCAGTATAGAAGCAGCAAAATCAACCATGCTAGTGGGAGGACCAAGAAATTTCTCACATACTTCTCTAAAGCTTGACTCATCTGCTTCCCtgttcgaaaaaaaaaaaaaacataaaaaaaagaactgtAGAACATTCCACAaacttttcctctttttgttagaaaagcaattcttttgtaacaaaatcaagatgGAATGAATCTAAGTAAAAGTTCTATAAAACATAGGCACCTTTTGGCCTTTCACACACATCCACCTGTAATGTAAGATATCAAAAGATTAAGGTtaaaaaaggaggaaggacatACAATGAAAACTAGTCTCTCCACTTAGGGAACTAATGGAAAACTTCTCATAGGCAGAATACATCTAAAAATAAAGCAAAGCATTGCACAAGAGAGGTCCAAGATATAGAAAACACAACTTGAATGATTGCACTGATAAAAAGCCTGCCATCCTTTTGCAAATACTAGCAAATCACTGCCAATGCAATAGAGGTATAACCATGATCGCACCTTCTCTTTGTAAGGTCACAACCCAAGCCAGAGTTTGCAGTAGGTAGAACTAtcattaagaaaatataaataaaccAAGCCATGTGATATTCTTTCGTTACCATCTTGTGAGCAACAAATAATTATGCTCTGATCTTGAAAAATATAAGCACATCCCTTGAGAAGAACAATCATCCAACCACCAGATGATCTAATACAGGAAAAAAGGTTTAAAGGGAATGATTTATACAGAAATTTGAGAGTACTAATTTGGTAAGAGTGACTAGGAAAGGATAACAAGAACAACCACCAGATGAACTAATGCAGGAAAAAAGGTTTATCTTTACATGAAACGAaacattcaaaatataaaaatgaataacaaaGTAATAACCTGGCAAGAATCAGATATAGGAGAGGAGGCATTGGCGAAACTCATTAGGTGATTTCAAAGCTAAGGAAGATGCAAGGTGTGCTTCCAGATGTGCCTTGGTCTGCACACCATCATCGGTCAAAGTCCTGTAACAATAATTTCATATCATATAGATATCAGAATCTGATGTTGTTAAGTAGGGAGCCTCTAAATTATCTATATTGTACACACATTGCTAACAAGATCACCATAGAAACAAAGTCATTAATCAATGACATCAACTAAATAGCAGGATACATTAATATAGCAGGAACATAAAAGACAATATTCTGGGCCTATAAACCCTTCCTCCTCCCAAATGCAGCTCATAAGAgagcaaaaagagaaatcaaagcaCTCGATCTTACCTCCAGAATGCTGGTGGCCTGTAGCCGGATGTGGGATGCCGGATGGTGGTGCTCCCTTGTTTGTGCAGGCCATGTGGCCGTAAGCAGGTGAAGAGCCTAGAAAGgttgtcatgtggttgatggaaGAGGAAGACGCCAGACGGGAAGGAAGATGGTAGACGGGAAGAGACTAGAGATGGAACACAGAAGACCAAAGGTGAAGGATTGTCGTCTCTCGTCTGGTCGTTGTGGTcgacggaagagggaagacagGAAGTCGAGAAGAGAAAGAGCAGACGTAAGAGAGAGATTAGTTTGAAAGAATGAGCAGCAAGTTCAACATGGTAGTTGCTTGAAAACGATAACACTGCATAGAAGCCTTTCTACTGCCATCTTCTGAACTTCCTGCAGTGGAGTTTCAATCATAATGGCACcatatcttttgaaaaaatttggttCGATCAAAGCAACTACCTTCTGTGTAAGGTAAAACCTTTATTTTTGGCCAAACATGTTTGACAGACTCAGATCCAATCATGAAAATCTAACTATCAATCGATGTGTTACGATCTTGCAATCCAAAAGTTAGATCATTCTCTTGTGGAGTGAGGATGAGTCCTAGCTTATgttattttccttctttaacTGGCTTTGAGTGGTCGTCCAATGAGTGTCAGTACTTGAGGTTTAGCATCACTTATCGATAGAACACAGAACTCGTGTTGTTCATCTGCTGGGAGTTTGAGCATTTCCTTTTGATGTTGGAAAAGGTCACAGAATAGATCACTACTTCCTGGCTTTGTCTTATCCTCTTCAGTATATATTGTTCATTAGATGTGTTCAAACTAGACATCTTCACCAAGtattgaagaccaagaaagggAAATGTTGTGTCTTAAGCTCATTACATTTGACATTATATGAAAATCTGGTTCTTGCACTTCTAGGTGGTCTAATCTTGTCGAAATTTTCTAGCTTCTTTATGCTGTAGCATATTTGTTGTGAACTGTTATTAAAGCAGCTATTTGTGATTGTTAAACATGAACTAGCATGTCTGAATGCCCATTATTAGCTTTTATCAGGAACAGCTTATTTTCCAAATGTAGACCTTTCCACTGTTAATATATAACAGGATTTTGCAGTTATAACGGTCACCACACATGACAAGATTCCTTCATGGTTGGAATTTCAAACTTGTGATGACTTGTTTATAGTGATGATATAGAGTTGATTGACCATTGATTGTCAAGGAAGAAACTAATAGTTTAATTCTCCAATGATCTAATATCATTTctatgttattcattttctatttgtagGAATATGCGCTGAACCCGTTTCTGCAATGTGGCAAATGTAGATGGTAAGCATTGATAATTTGATAGAGttctgtttccttcttttccatGCTGCTACCTGTGGACCGGCGGTGGTTTGCCAAAACAAGCTCTTAGGACCAGTTCGGACCTGGATGGTTGTGGCTGCAGCGCAATCAACTTTTCTTACTATGGAGGTCTTTGATTGATTAAAGCTATATAATAAGTTATATTGTTAATTTGGATATGTTAAACTAAGTGACGGATACGCGTGATCTGCCCAAGTACtcatgtcatttttctttttttatttctcttccacctagattctatattttcctctcaattttctttaattttcagaatttttatggatattatatgtataatttatatatttacatatagaaTCTGCGATACCCGTGTACccagatttttttaaaattgtggTACACGTGTTTCATTGTACCGGTAGCCAAACCTATACCCATACACATGCGACTTAAGTATTAACGTTACTTGAAATAGGAATGAGTGGCAAAAATTTCAGCATTTTCTATGGTAAAGGATCCATGGAATTTTTGTGTGGGCATCAAGCACCCTTGTGAGTCTGTATTATATCggttctttttcttatttttacaaGTTCTGATTGCTGTCGAAGCTTTGTGACTTCATCGTTGGCGTTGGGGTCCTGTTTCAAACTCTATCACTTCAAGGATTCTGATTTCTTGTCTCCTTCTTTTAGAACTTGTTTTTCACTTTAGTTGTTCCCAAACCAAATATATCCACATCATGGCTTTGAACCCAAATCATGAGCTTGGACCAAAACCATATGGATAATCTGGATCATCCATTGAATCCAAAAAATGGATCTAGTGCTATAATTTGGATCTAGGAAACTGATGAGATTTGGATTGAATACACACAAGATCGAGATCGAGAACCAAACTATCCAAACATGATAATCCAGGtgcaaatttggattcaaaagaTGATCAAATATCCAATGTTAATTCTATATGGATTAATTTCATGCTACGGATAAAGCAGGATCTAGAGCCAGACATAACGTGGGTATGATACAAAATCATGTGTAGATATATACATGAAATCATAACAAGGACAAGAGAGTTAATGAGACATTCAATGCTTAAACCCGAACCAACAATATCGTGGGTATGATACAAAATCATGTGTAGATATGCACACACTCGATGGTGCCcgccttttaaaaatttagagaaagcaagaaaatatcGGAGGGAGactgtgtagagagagaaaagagagagagagagaagaatgagggagagagaatttGACAATAATCCAGCCTCTCTTctactaatggcatacaattccAATTGATCTTGTTCATTACATAAATTGTTAGGGTGAACattaatggcatacaattgttATTGTCCATCAAAAAGTTAAACGATTTATCTGACCTGAATTAGTAACCTTCGGTATTCTCATTGTCTTTGAGTTGTATATGACCTTAAACAATCCATGCCGAAACCAAATAatcaaattcaaagaaaagCATAAATTGAGGGGAACTATAGCACATAAAACCATAATTCTGACATATTAGATGCATATTAATTGAGATTATCCATGCAAAAACCAAATAATCAAATAGTTGGTTTCATTGATTAAGTACTTTACCTTAGGATTCTTGGTTTTTGAGGACACTTAatattcttgttctttcttagTTGTAAAGATGGTCATCACTTTCTCTTTATTTATGTTGATCACATCAATACTCGTGGAGATTCTTCTACCACGGTTTGAACTATTATTAGTAAGAGAGTGTGCCTATTGTGCCCTCTCTAATACCTCTCTCTACCATTTCCCGCATCTTAAGTGTCAATATTGGTGCAGCTTATTTGTCCAAAAAAAGGTTGGAGGTTCAGTATGTTTGTATCCTCAATTACAACAACTGTGGTCGTTGTCATGATCTAGTGTGCTACTTGTTTGGACTATAAAAAGGTCATGAAACACTGCAGTAATgggctctttttcttttggttttgggtGGGGgcgggaaggagagagagagagttatggACACTTTTCACGGCATGAAAAAATAACCACTCAACCTAAAAAAAGAAGTATAATGTTTGACTAAGCCTCTCACTATTGCATACTTTGTTCAATATCCAACTTTACCTATTGAGTTTGAAGTTGGCAGTCATGGGAAGTACTAATGttggaattttgttttgaagaatAATGACAAAGATGAAGTGCAAGTTATTTTAAAGATAAATATAGGCAAATAGCAAATCACTTTTGACCCTTCCAAAATTAATCCAGATGTCTAGTAAGGGAAATCCCAACCCACCCCTTAGTTGGATTCACTTCATGCTAGAAATTATTTTAGAGACTAGGCTAGTAAGAAAGCCGGACACTTGATAGTAAGGAACCAACAATTATAAGCCCCTAAAACTTAATCAATGTCACCAATACGTGTctatttgaattttgttttctcaggtacgatgatatatatatatatatatatatatctgtgaaAAATCTTGTGTTCTTGTGTTTGAACTTCAAAATGTATACACCTTAATTAGAATATTTTTTGGGGATATTAAACACCCTtaaaatgatgcaaatgaaaCATACATTACTATACTGGACCGCTGCACAGGGCTGGTAGGTGGTTAGATCTTGTTGAATTTTGGTAGAGTCAATTATCTGTGCTGTGAAAGAAGGAACACTTgcatatgcaagttgaagttaACCTTGAGGGAAAGCAGGAGGGAAAGCAAGATGTTTCGACCTTCACTAGTGGTGAGATTTCCTCCCACtaaggggcagagggaggggggccgcCTGGGTCATAGCTCGGGTGAGCGCAGAAAAATTAtatagaaaaaatcaaatttttttagtttggcctgaCCCGTTGTTCTTCTTGGCCCGATCTgttgctcctcttggcccgacctaTCGCTcttcttggcccgacccgtAAACCGTTTGGCCCGCCtctgacaaaaaaaatcatggcttcGCCCTTGCTCCCACTCAACCGAAACAGGCATTGCTATTAGAACTACTCAAACACGAGCAAGCAAATAGCGAAGTTGAATTCTCAATAAACTTAAAAAGGCTTAACTTATAGGAAATACATATATTCGATGTTGAAGCACATCTTGTTAACTTATACATAGCTTATCGTATTGGACTTTGGATGCTTAGGGCCATCTACATGTCTGTTAACGGAACAGGGATCACTTTGAGAGGATTTGCCCTCTGTTGTACAAGCCTGAACTTGGCCTTCACATCAAGATCCTGAGGAGCCATTTTGTTAGGAAGCACCCATGAAAATGAGTTTATCAGAGAAGCCAACACCAGAAGAACCATGCGGGAAGCCAGCGGAATGCCAGGGCAGATCCGCTTTCCGGCACCGAATGGGATGAACTGGAAATGCTTTCCTTTGAAATTTACATCTGATTTCAGAAATCTCTCTGGCAAGAAAGATGTTGGCTCATCCCACAGTGTAGGGTCGTTGCTGATCTGCCATGCATTTACAAGCACCTGGGTGTGTTGAGGGATGGTGTACCCAGCTAACTTTGTAGCCGAGTCTGCCCTTCGGGGCACTAGAAGAGGAGCAGGCGTGTGCATCCTTAGTGTCTCATTCATGATTGCCTCCAAGTAAGGGAGGTGCAAGATGTCCGACTCTTTCACAAAGTTGCCTTCGCCTATGGCCTGTTTTATCTCAGACCGGGCTGCAGCCATCTTGTCTGGATGGCGGAGCAGCTCAGTCTAGGGTGGTGGCGCTAGTCTCGCTGCCGGCAATGAAGAGGTCCTGCAGTTTATTGTACATTATACGAACATGGTTAATTACATGTTTCAAAATAACAACATAAAGCAGAGAGtaaaatcacacacacacacatatatatatatatatacttgatgAAAATCATCTAAGCCACTAATTCATCCAAATTGGTTAACAATTGGTGGAGATTTAGTTGTAAATATAAAAGacaacttatttttttaatgaggtTAAAATACCTTTCAAAGGATGGAGAGagagcgcgagagagagagagagagagagatgtaaacGAGGTTCTCTAAATGAAATTCActaaaattttttgggatatttgagattttttaaaaataatagattgccttttatatttttgtttaatctCTATCATTTGATCTGTTTAAAACAACCAAAGTATGGTGTAAGGGGGTCTAACAGCATGGGCAAAGGCAAGTGTGGGCTATGGATGGTCAATTATCTGCATAAGTTCAAAAAagcttcttatttttatttttatgttgatatttttgagtaatttttcttataaatttaaaattttgtacatACTACCCTTTTTagccccatatatatatatatatatatatatatatataacagaacgGTAAAGTGCGCTTACTAGTAACATGGGTCTGATGTTCTCTCTGGTGAATCCTGAGTTTGGATCCCTAGTGAGCTCGAGGAGCACGTCCAAGAAATCCTCGTTCTTCTTGGGTTCTCCTTTTGCTGCCGCATCTTCATACGCCCTCAAGTGTTTATCGATCAATTCGTCAAAGAGCGCGTACACTCGAATAAGAATGCGTCTGTTGCGGCGCCGGAGGCCCTGGGGATCGATCCACCTGAGTACCGGAAAATAGTCACAGAGGTTTGGCCGCCAGTTTGTTTCTAACATCTCCCACATGAAGCTCTTGAACTCTCCGGCCGACTCCGAGTCGAGATCTACCAGGTCTTGTGAGAAGAGGGTGGAGGACATCAAGTTCAGGGTGGTGCCGAAGGCGTACTCGGAGATATCAATTGCGCGCCCATCGGCGCTTGCCTCGCGGACGTGCTGGAGGAGGACTCGGACCTTCTCCTCCCGGAGTTCTTTCAGTGCATCCAGTCGTCTCGGCGTGAACAGCTCACTGTTGCTCATCCTTCTCAACGCTTGCCATCTTGGCCCGACCTGACTGAACGCTAACGAGTGCAGGTCGTAGTCCAAGGCGGTGGCCACGTCCGCGACGATTCGGCCGGAGAACACCTGGTTCTGCCGGTGCAGCACCTCCTCGGCCATCTCGGCGGAGGAGACCACCACGGTGGCTCTGGACCCCAGCCACACGGTCATTAATGGGCCGTACTGCTTGGAAAGCCTAGCGAACTCCTCGTGTGGCATGCCGCTAAGTTGCAACAGAGAACCGACGACCGGCAAACCCACCGGCCCCGGCGGGAGGTTGCGGGTATTACGGGCAATGAGATTGAGGAGATACGTGGACGACAACACAATGGAGAGCCAGAAAATGAGATCACCGATTAGTGAAGCCATCCTTCTCCTGCTCTTTCCTGCTTTGTTCGAGGAACCGGTCTTTATAGATGAGCCCCTCCCTCTCTGGTCAAGTTTCTTAGGCTGCTAATTCGATGTCAGAAAACCGGAACAGCATCGTTGTTCGTATGCCTACCTTGACTCTGAATCCTTTGTGGGTCTCCATTATAACTGACCTTTGATTCTTCTCGGCTTCTAAGTCTATGCATGTGGATGTGGAAACTTGAGTACTAAACATACGTCAATAAATCCCACTTTCATGGAAGAAAAGATACTCATATACAAATTGAAAAGTAGCAAGAACATCACTCCTACAACACAATAAGGCTTCGTTTGATTGCAGGGGTAAAAGTTGAGGAGCCTTTGAAAATTGTAAGACGGTAAGAAATTTCAACCAATTTCAACGGTCTAAAGTGAGCACATCAAACGTTGAAAATTTTAACGTCAAAAAAGTGTACGAACGGGCTTCTCGTGGATTCTTTGGGGGTGTCGATAGTTTAGACGAGATCTTTCTACCATTGGTTTATCCCTCAAAAAAATCGACCTGTTGAGGTTGGATTTTTTCACGTAGATTTTTTTGAGACCCGTTAGCTCTCTCGTTTTTCGTCTTTACCCTGCGTCGAtgcccttcttcccctctcctctctcgctgcctcacCTCTCTCGCTTCTCATTCTTGCAATCCCATCTTTGCTGGTTTCGCTCGTTTGAAGCCTCCCATGGACGCCATCTTCCTCATGAGTCTTCCAACCTCTCCCTTCTCGTTTCTCATGAGTCTTCCGACCACTCACCTCTCCCCTCTTTGCTGGTTTCCCCTCCCGTTTGGAGTTCATCTTCCCATCTTTGCTGGTTTTCCCTCCCGTGGACGTGGACGACATCTGCCCCTCTATTGCTGCTTACCCTCCCGTGGACACCATCTTCCCCTCTGATTGTGTACGTTTCGCCCGTTCGAAAGAGAAGTACAGCATTCGGTATCTCTCTCGCCGTGAATTTCTGCCTTTGCCAGTTTGCGTTTCTGTGAATCTCTGCCTTGTGAGTCTCTTGATATCCCTCTCGCTTCTCCTCCTTcgatttttttcttccatttgctGATTGTTCTTTTGCTTTGCCTGTTTTGCTTTCGCCATCGTGGATGCCTGTTAACTGTGCCATTGCCTgttcaccctctctctctcttttcttcttctttttgatttGGGCGTTTGATTTGCTCTTTTTTATTGCTGATTTGGTGATTTGCATTTTGGAGTTCTGATTTGGGGGTTTtgatttctctttccttttcctaacATAGGTTCTAAAATGTATCTGTTTTGCAGGTCATGATGGTGAATTACTGGAATCATCCGATTTTGGTAAGTGTTTTTAGCACTAAAAGATGTTAACTATTGCCTTCGCTGTTAGCTCTTTCACCAAGTTTATGTTCATGTGCATTATGCTTTACATGAAAGTTTGCAAGGAATCTGTATCTTTTGTTCATTAAGTAATCTTGGGTTCAACTTTTGATGTTCTGTTGTTACCATTTTCAACCTTACCAACAAAAAATCACTAACCTATCTACAGTTTTAGACAAAAGGTTGCAGAAATAAAAACTACCAAATTAACAGTAATCGTGGGCTCAACTTCTGAAAATCACTAACCTATCTGCTGTTAGGGACAGTTGATCAGTAATTGaaattcttcctttttcttctgtttgattATGTCTCTTTAGCATGGGTTTTGCACAATTTAAGACACTATATTTGTAGATAATGTCATCCAATGTTTATGACTAATGTCATTGCAAGATTAACATATCTTTTGTTTGATACCCTGTGCACCAAACACAGTTAAATTTACCCAGCAAAAAACTACTTTGTGCATCAAACACGGTTAATTTTACTTTACAAAAAACtttcctgcaatcaaacagggcctcaaatcggaagagggttaaatttcatcttgttttttttttagaaaaatttaccgtggtaaattttccatgttaaattcttccttgcaatcaaactCAGCCTAAAGgatgagagaagagagaggctTGGTCTCTTCGGATGGTAGGATTTGCCTTCCATTAGCTTGAAATCTCATTCTCATGGGATATGTGACGGAACTACTTCAAAGTAATTGGGTAGCAAAGGAAGGACACTCgaatggatttagattcagagtTAATGAAACATCTCATACAGTTCATGTTTAGTTTTAAGCAAATATTATACtagattttgatttaaattcttaacatatataataaagtTCAAATTCCAGTTTACATGTCGGATACAGATTCGGTTTTAAAAATCCGATTGGCattggattcggattgaaatttggattatgatttgaAATACAGTATAAGATTTTTCtccattcaaatccaaaattccaATTTTAATCCCAATATGTGAACATCCCAAAAAACAAATATGGTAAAGAGATTGGAGCCCGTGACATTCTTAACTAGATGCGTCTTTTTCTAGAGCATTTTGCAATTCGAACTGTTGACTGTTGAAATCAACCGCCATTTTCTGTAAGGAAAGGTAATTCCTTAACATTATACATCTCTTACTGCTTTTCAAAGATGAACAACATTTATGAAAGTTCTTCTGTCAAAAAGCAAGAACCGCCACGAGCGAGATTGGTCTATAGGCATGAATTTTTCTAAACTTgcgatattatatatatatatatatatatatatatatatatatatatatatatatatatatatcccaaaGCACTAACTCAGGGATAAAAACTAGACCTatcaaaatagatttttaaaCATTTGTTTGCACAATTCAACCATATTAATTTGGTCTAAAgaatttgatgaggaacatatattaagttaatctgTCTTTTttagtggaataacatttttatagtaatataaaaatcaatggCTCTGAtaagatcaaaattttcttagtagagaattaatattttttataaaataaacttGAAATAGGATCTTTTAAtgttaaattagtatttatatacattttattatgttcgtattttgtttaaaatacactctaataaaaaattcagtAATCTAGTATTTATCTATGACGTAAGTGATCTGGTattgacataaaaaatatatagtaaaaaattaataatttatataaaaatgacTTGAATTAAGATTTCTCTTATGCCAAATTAGTGTTTATAGATATTTTAAggtgttcatattttgtttaaaatatatttacgGCCCATTTAGgatggaggaaaagggaagggaaggaaggaaaaaggtaGCCAATCATGTGTTTGGTTGGTTCATTAAGGAGgggaatgaaaagaaaataattgcttgcaaatgaaagaaaatgaaaaaaatggcatGGAAAGGATAACTTAGTGCCAATCC comes from the Nymphaea colorata isolate Beijing-Zhang1983 chromosome 14, ASM883128v2, whole genome shotgun sequence genome and includes:
- the LOC116267649 gene encoding geraniol 8-hydroxylase-like, translated to MAAARSEIKQAIGEGNFVKESDILHLPYLEAIMNETLRMHTPAPLLVPRRADSATKLAGYTIPQHTQVLVNAWQISNDPTLWDEPTSFLPERFLKSDVNFKGKHFQFIPFGAGKRICPGIPLASRMVLLVLASLINSFSWVLPNKMAPQDLDVKAKFRLVQQRANPLKVIPVPLTDM
- the LOC116267733 gene encoding ferruginol synthase-like, translated to MPHEEFARLSKQYGPLMTVWLGSRATVVVSSAEMAEEVLHRQNQVFSGRIVADVATALDYDLHSLAFSQVGPRWQALRRMSNSELFTPRRLDALKELREEKVRVLLQHVREASADGRAIDISEYAFGTTLNLMSSTLFSQDLVDLDSESAGEFKSFMWEMLETNWRPNLCDYFPVLRWIDPQGLRRRNRRILIRVYALFDELIDKHLRAYEDAAAKGEPKKNEDFLDVLLELTRDPNSGFTRENIRPMLLDLFIAGSETSATTLD